A stretch of Methanosphaerula palustris E1-9c DNA encodes these proteins:
- a CDS encoding putative quinol monooxygenase produces MMTIVARCSVKADKVEDLVELAQDLVKASRSEAGNISYDFYADLADPTKFTFVEVWKDQAAIDLHNTTPHFRGFVDKAGPLFAGPLDITLYRKLT; encoded by the coding sequence ATGATGACCATTGTTGCCAGATGCAGCGTAAAAGCAGATAAGGTTGAGGATCTCGTAGAACTTGCCCAGGATTTAGTCAAAGCGAGCAGAAGCGAAGCAGGAAACATCTCTTATGACTTCTATGCAGATCTCGCAGATCCCACGAAGTTCACGTTTGTTGAGGTCTGGAAAGATCAGGCCGCAATCGACCTCCACAACACAACCCCCCATTTCCGGGGCTTTGTGGACAAAGCAGGACCCTTATTTGCCGGTCCGCTTGACATCACCCTGTATCGAAAACTCACCTGA
- the npdG gene encoding NADPH-dependent F420 reductase, producing the protein MCELVKIAVIGGTGGQGLGIATRFVVAGEDVIIGSRTMEKAQAGVDKVKELLGDVKNIRAAENPDAAKEADMLILTVPLMAQKDTLLSIKEGAAGKPLMDATGPLESCIGGSATKCLSLTEGSAAQRAQSILPEAKVICAFNNISQTWWMQLKEPIDCDCLICGDDKDAKALVTPLIEKIPGIKVIDCGMLERASIIEKITPLLIGLNIRNKCQFGGIRITGLDKGRIC; encoded by the coding sequence GTGTGTGAATTGGTAAAGATTGCAGTAATTGGTGGAACCGGTGGACAGGGCCTCGGGATCGCGACCCGGTTCGTAGTGGCTGGGGAAGACGTAATCATCGGCTCGAGGACGATGGAGAAGGCCCAGGCAGGTGTGGACAAGGTAAAGGAACTGCTCGGCGATGTCAAGAACATCAGGGCCGCAGAGAACCCCGACGCGGCCAAAGAGGCCGATATGCTGATCCTGACCGTACCGCTGATGGCTCAGAAGGACACGCTCCTCTCGATCAAGGAGGGCGCAGCCGGCAAGCCGTTAATGGACGCTACAGGACCCCTGGAGTCCTGTATCGGTGGTTCGGCCACGAAGTGCCTATCCCTCACCGAGGGTTCCGCGGCGCAGCGGGCACAGTCGATCTTACCAGAGGCGAAGGTGATCTGTGCGTTTAACAACATCTCGCAGACCTGGTGGATGCAACTCAAGGAGCCGATCGACTGCGACTGTCTGATCTGCGGCGACGACAAGGACGCCAAGGCCCTCGTGACCCCGCTGATCGAGAAGATCCCCGGCATTAAGGTAATTGACTGTGGGATGCTTGAGCGGGCCAGTATCATCGAGAAGATCACACCGCTCCTGATCGGGCTGAACATCCGGAACAAGTGTCAGTTCGGCGGGATCCGGATCACGGGCCTCGACAAGGGTCGGATCTGCTAG
- a CDS encoding NAD(P)-dependent alcohol dehydrogenase, which yields MKAFVMKRIGEVGWMEKDRPACGPLDAICRPLALAPCTSDVHTVWEGALGDRHNMTLGHEALGIVDEVGSEVKDLKKGDRVIVPAITPDWGDEASQRGYPSQSTGMCGGWKFSNFKDGVFAEFFHVNEADNNLAKLPEGMSLEAAVMMPDMMSTGFMAAENARIPIGGSVAVFGIGPVGLCGIAGAKLRGAGRIFAIGTRAKPIEVAKAYGATDIISYKNGDTVKQIMDLTHGAGVDSVIVSGGGPDILVDAINVAKAGGAIGNNNYFGKGMFDKDYLPIPRVGWGFGMASKDIITGLCPGGKVRMERLAEIIKYKRMDPGLMATHVYKGLDKVEDALMMMKSKSGDLIKPVVICE from the coding sequence ATGAAAGCATTCGTAATGAAGAGGATTGGAGAAGTTGGTTGGATGGAGAAAGATAGACCTGCGTGCGGTCCACTGGACGCCATCTGCCGGCCACTTGCCCTTGCACCGTGCACGTCCGATGTCCACACGGTCTGGGAAGGAGCCCTCGGCGACCGCCACAACATGACCCTCGGGCACGAGGCCCTGGGTATCGTTGACGAGGTGGGAAGTGAGGTCAAGGACCTCAAGAAAGGCGACCGCGTCATTGTGCCGGCCATCACACCGGACTGGGGCGATGAAGCCTCACAGCGTGGGTACCCCTCGCAGTCGACTGGAATGTGTGGCGGCTGGAAGTTCTCGAACTTCAAGGACGGTGTCTTCGCCGAGTTCTTCCACGTGAACGAGGCGGACAACAACCTCGCAAAACTCCCTGAAGGCATGTCCCTCGAGGCAGCCGTCATGATGCCTGACATGATGAGCACGGGCTTCATGGCCGCTGAGAACGCGAGGATCCCGATCGGTGGCTCGGTCGCGGTCTTCGGCATCGGACCGGTCGGCCTCTGCGGTATCGCAGGAGCGAAACTTCGGGGAGCCGGACGGATCTTCGCCATCGGAACCCGAGCCAAACCCATCGAGGTCGCGAAGGCATACGGCGCGACCGATATTATCAGTTACAAGAACGGCGACACCGTTAAGCAGATCATGGATCTGACCCATGGAGCGGGCGTCGACTCTGTCATCGTCTCCGGCGGCGGACCTGACATCCTCGTGGACGCCATTAACGTGGCCAAGGCCGGGGGTGCCATCGGGAACAACAACTACTTTGGCAAGGGTATGTTCGACAAGGATTACCTGCCAATCCCTCGTGTAGGCTGGGGCTTTGGTATGGCCAGCAAGGACATCATCACTGGTCTCTGCCCCGGCGGAAAGGTCCGGATGGAGCGGCTCGCCGAGATCATCAAGTACAAGCGCATGGATCCAGGGCTCATGGCAACTCATGTCTACAAAGGCCTCGACAAGGTCGAGGATGCGCTCATGATGATGAAGAGCAAGTCTGGCGATCTGATCAAGCCTGTCGTCATCTGCGAGTAG
- a CDS encoding acetate uptake transporter has translation MSETIGTPEYTGVKIHDPTSTAGPIGLLAFGIATVLLSLVNAGYYSLGSSIVMIGAYVGFAMAITGYMEWRKGNTFGAAAFVTFGFFWLTFVGLLILPKLGLADAASPTAMAAYLFMWALYAFVTFIATLKYNRALQFIFATVTILFVLLGLGYLTGNTLFTTIGGYEGIICGLSAVYTGFGQVLNEVYEREVVPLG, from the coding sequence ATGAGTGAAACGATAGGAACTCCAGAATACACCGGGGTCAAGATACATGACCCAACCTCGACTGCGGGTCCGATCGGGCTGCTCGCGTTCGGGATAGCGACGGTCCTGCTGAGCTTGGTGAACGCCGGGTATTACTCACTGGGATCGTCGATCGTCATGATAGGCGCGTACGTGGGATTCGCCATGGCGATCACCGGGTACATGGAATGGAGGAAGGGGAATACGTTTGGTGCAGCAGCGTTCGTCACCTTCGGCTTCTTCTGGCTCACCTTCGTCGGCCTGCTAATCCTGCCTAAACTCGGTCTCGCCGACGCAGCCAGTCCAACGGCGATGGCCGCGTACCTGTTCATGTGGGCGCTCTACGCCTTCGTGACGTTCATTGCCACCCTGAAGTACAACCGGGCGCTCCAGTTCATCTTTGCGACTGTGACCATCCTCTTTGTCCTGCTGGGGCTGGGATATCTGACAGGAAATACGCTCTTCACGACGATCGGAGGTTACGAAGGGATCATCTGCGGGCTCTCTGCGGTGTATACCGGGTTCGGACAGGTGCTGAACGAAGTGTACGAGCGCGAGGTTGTCCCGTTAGGATGA